The segment CTTTTTTCAACAACATTGCCTACTGGCTTAAAAAAAAGAGAATTTAGTATGTAAGTAAGAGCGACTACTTGTATTGCCATGAGAGGCAAAGTGGCATTTATATCAAATAAACCACCTTCAGTAGCACCAAAAAAATCAAAGGCCAACATATCTTTCAGTTGAAATTAAAAAATTATTTTTAAATATTGCTAATAAGAATTAAAAGCAACATTAACTTTTAGGAAAAAGGATTCGCAAAAAGTAATACTAGAGCAACAACTAATCCATAGATTGTTAATGACTCCATGAAAGCGAAAGATAAAAGTAGAGTTCCTCTGATTTTACCTTCAGCTTCAGGTTGGCGGGCAATACCCTCAACAGCACCTTGAGCTGCGTTACCTTGTCCAAGGCCCGGGCCAATAGCGCCTAAGCCAACTGCTAAGCCAGCAGCTACAACAGATGCAGCGGAAGTAATGGAATCCATAATTTTGAAATAAAGAGCTTAATGCTTGTGATAAATCTTTTTGTCTAACACGCTTGGACATTCTTTTTTTTTTAAGAATGGGTCTGAATTTTTCAGACCTACGCGATTAAATATTTTGCCAGATTACAGGCCCTTTGTAAAAGAGTCTGAATGTATTAAAGAGAAACTAATGATGTTCTTCTACGGCTTCTCCTATGTAGTAAGCAGCAAGTGTAGCAAAGATTAATGCTTGAATTGCACTTGTGAACAACCCTAGAAACATTACAGGAATGGGTAAAACCAGGGGAACTAGAAAAACTAAAACACCAACAACAAGTTCATCAGCAAGAATATTTCCAAAAAGCCTAAAGGATAAAGATAAAGGTTTAGTAAAGTCTTCTAGAATCTTAAAAGGCAACATTATAGGTGTTGGATGAACATAATATTCAAAATATCTCCAACCCTTATTACTAAGCCCAGCATAGAAATAGGATAGAGAAACTAACAATGCCAATGCAATCGTTGTATTAATGTCAGCTGTTGGAGCTCCTAATTCTCCACTTGGTAATTTTATTAATCTCCAAGGTATAAGCGCTCCTCCCCAATTACTTACAAACACAAATAAGAATAGAGTTCCTATAAAAGGCATCCAATCTCTATAAACTTTTTCACCAATTTGAGTTCTTGAAAGATCTCTGATGTAGTCCCATAAAAATTCAAGTAAATTCTGCAATCCCTTAGGATCATTTTCCATTTTTTTTGTCCCTACAGAGATGAAAACTAATAAAGCACCTAATAGGATCCAAGAAGTTAAAAAAACTTGTCCGTGAAGTCTTATATTTCCAATTTGCCAATAAAGATGTTGACCTACTTCTAATGCGGCAAAATTTGTTGGCAAGGAGTTTAAGAACATTTTGATTTAAATAAAAATTAATAAATTTTGAAAAGCAAAATTTATTTAAGAACGTGAGAAATAAAATATAAGAGAAGGCTTATAAATAAAAAAGCCTATCATTGCTGGAAAAATATCTAAGGATCCTAGCTTGCTTGCAAAAAGAAAGAGGCAAACTGGAACCAATAGTTGCAATTGAGATACCCCATTAGATTCTTTCCCTATTTTTCCTATGCTTTTAGCAAGCAAACGTAAATAAAAAATACCAGCAATGGCACCTATAAAAACACTAAAACCAAAAGTATACCCAATTATAATTCCTGTTATAGATGCTACTAAAATGGCAACGATAAAAGTAATACCAAAAATTGTTATTTGCAATTTAGTGTATTCATCATTTTTTGAAAATAATTTTTGGAATTGACTTGCAAAAACTAATTTAATTTTATTAATGAAAGAATTATCCTGGGTAGGGGAATCATGAACATTCTTATCGGGAAGATGCTCAACAATTTTTTTTCTATTTGAGTCCACTGATGTGAACATAATTTAGAAAACCCCCT is part of the Prochlorococcus marinus subsp. pastoris str. CCMP1986 genome and harbors:
- the atpE gene encoding ATP synthase F0 subunit C → MDSITSAASVVAAGLAVGLGAIGPGLGQGNAAQGAVEGIARQPEAEGKIRGTLLLSFAFMESLTIYGLVVALVLLFANPFS
- the atpB gene encoding F0F1 ATP synthase subunit A; the encoded protein is MFLNSLPTNFAALEVGQHLYWQIGNIRLHGQVFLTSWILLGALLVFISVGTKKMENDPKGLQNLLEFLWDYIRDLSRTQIGEKVYRDWMPFIGTLFLFVFVSNWGGALIPWRLIKLPSGELGAPTADINTTIALALLVSLSYFYAGLSNKGWRYFEYYVHPTPIMLPFKILEDFTKPLSLSFRLFGNILADELVVGVLVFLVPLVLPIPVMFLGLFTSAIQALIFATLAAYYIGEAVEEHH
- a CDS encoding ATP synthase subunit I; its protein translation is MFTSVDSNRKKIVEHLPDKNVHDSPTQDNSFINKIKLVFASQFQKLFSKNDEYTKLQITIFGITFIVAILVASITGIIIGYTFGFSVFIGAIAGIFYLRLLAKSIGKIGKESNGVSQLQLLVPVCLFLFASKLGSLDIFPAMIGFFIYKPSLIFYFSRS